In Deltaproteobacteria bacterium, the sequence GCCGTGGCCTTCAAGGAGGCCCTCAGCCCTGAATTCGCGGCCTACCAGGCCCAGGTGGTTATGAATGCCCGCCGCCTGGCTGACGCCCTTAAGGAGAACGGGTTTCGACTGGTTTCCGGAGGCACGGACACGCACCTTATTCTCGTGGATTTGAAGGACAGAAAAATTACCGGCGCCGAGGCGGTCAAGACCCTGGACAAGGCCGGGATCACCACTAACAAAAACGCTATCCCCTTTGACCCCCGGCCCCCGGCGGTCACTTCCGGCCTGCGTCTGGGAACCCCGGCTCTGACCACCCGGGGGATGAAGGAAGAGGAGATGGACTTTATCGCCGATTTAATTGAGCAGGCCCTGGATCGTCCGCAAGACGCGAATCGCCTGAACGAGATTCAGCAAAAGGTCCTGGGCCTGTGCGCTCGATTCCCTTTATTCCGGTATCATCTTGAATCCTCAGTCTAAAAAGTCCCGACCGGCCTGGGACGATTATTTCCTTCAGATTACCGATCTGGTGGCCACCCGGTCCACCTGCCTGCGCCGTCAGGTCGGAGCCGTGCTCGTGCTGGAAAAACGGATACTGGCCACAGGATACAACGGCGCGCCCCAGGGGCTTCCGCATTGTCTGGACATCGGCTGCCTGCGGGAGACGGATAATATTCCTTCGGGCGAGCGTCATGAACTTTGCCGCGGCATCCATGCTGAGCAGAATGTCATTATCCAGGCGGCTCGATACGGCATCAGCATCCCGGGGTCAACGCTTTACTGCACGACGCTGCCTTGCATCATCTGCACCAAGATGCTGATCAACGCCGGGATCAAGAGGATCTGCTATCGTGAGGGCTATCCGGACAAGCT encodes:
- a CDS encoding cytidine/deoxycytidylate deaminase family protein; the encoded protein is MNPQSKKSRPAWDDYFLQITDLVATRSTCLRRQVGAVLVLEKRILATGYNGAPQGLPHCLDIGCLRETDNIPSGERHELCRGIHAEQNVIIQAARYGISIPGSTLYCTTLPCIICTKMLINAGIKRICYREGYPDKLSGEMLDQAGIELVKME